Proteins encoded by one window of Aphidius gifuensis isolate YNYX2018 linkage group LG2, ASM1490517v1, whole genome shotgun sequence:
- the LOC122848398 gene encoding glycerol kinase: MPDNIKKPFYIGAIDEGTSSTRFLIFDVIKRKVITSHQIEIKQKYPQEGWVEQDPMEILTAVYECINKVIEKLKELNIDSSDIKAVGVTNQRETTIMWDKKTGEPLHNAIVWLDMRTTTTMDEVLDSVPNKTRNKNYLKPLCGLPLSPYFSALKIRWLIDNVPKIKQSVDAGTCLFGTIDTWIIYNLSNKKLHITDVSNASRTMLMNIETLKWDPVLLKFFKIPQTILPDIKSSSEVYGHIEQPNCLAGIPISGCVGDQQGALLGQLCLKPGQAKATYGTGCFLLYNTGSNKVDSTHGLITTVAYKFGKNPAVYALEGSVAVAGAALGWLRDNMQMMSNISQTQELAERVKNSGDVYFVPAFSGLYAPYWQQDARGVICGITEDTQQYHIIRAALEAVCFQTRDILDAMVKDSGTKLSTLLVDGGMTINDLLMQLQADLTGINVVRPYMVESTALGAAILAGVGAGLIDISDVEPSQMTKFSPQINEDEKDLRYSKWKMAVERSMKWDLSSSLEG, from the exons gacaatattaaaaaaccattttACATTGGTGCTATTGATGAGGGTACCAGCAGTACCAGATTCCTC ATATTTGATGTGATAAAACGTAAAGTAATAACATCTcatcaaattgaaataaaacaaaaatatccaCAAGAAGGATGGGTTGAACAGGATCCAATGGAAATATTAACAGCAGTTTatgaatgtataaataaagttattgaaaaattaaaagaacttAATATTGATAGTTCAGATATTAAAGCTGTTGGTGTTACAAATCAACGTGAAACAACAATTATGTGGGATAAAAAAACTGGTGAACCACTTCACAATGcaattg tATGGTTGGATAtgagaacaacaacaacaatggatGAAGTACTAGATTCTGTACCAAATAAAAcacgtaataaaaattatttaaagccACTTTGTGGTCTTCCATTGTCACCATATTTTAGTGCACTTAAAATACGTTGGTTAATTGATAATgtaccaaaaataaaacaatcagtTGATGCTGGTACATGTTTATTTGGTACAATTGATACAtggattatttataatttatcaaataaaaaattacatattactGATGTATCAAATGCATCAAGAACAATGTTAATGAATATTGAAACACTTAAATGGGATCCAGtattacttaaattttttaaaataccacAAACAATATTACCAGATATTAAATCAAGTTCTGAAGTATATGGTCATATTGAACAACCAAATTGTTTAGCTGGAATTCCAATATCTGGTTGTGTTGGTGATCAACAAGGTGCATTATTAGGACAGTTATGTTTAAAACCTGGACAAGCTAAAGCAACATATGGAACTGGTTGTTTTTTACTTTACAATACTGGAAGTAAT AAAGTTGATTCAACTCATGGTTTAATAACAACAGTTGCATataaatttggtaaaaatCCAGCAGTATATGCATTAGAAGGATCAGTTGCTGTTGCTGGTGCAGCGCTTGGTTGGCTGAGAGACAATATGCAAATGATGAGTAATATATCACAGACACAAGAACTTGCTGAACGTGTTAAAAATTCTGGTGATGTTTATTTTGTACCAGCATTTTCTGGTCTTTATGCACCATACTGGCAACAAGATGCTCGTGG tgtTATTTGTGGTATAACTGAGGATACACAACAGTATCATATTATTAGAGCAGCACTTGAAGCTGTTTGTTTTCAAACAAGAGATATTTTAGATGCAATGGTTAAAGATTCTGGTACAAAGTTATCAACACTTCTTGTTGATGGTGGAATGactattaatgatttattaatgcaACTTCAAGCTGATCTTACTGGTATTAATGTTg tgaGACCATATATGGTTGAATCAACGGCTCTTGGTGCTGCTATACTTGCTGGTGTTGGTGCTGGTCTTATTGATATTAGTGATGTTGAACCATCACAAATGACTAAATTTTCACCTCAAATTAATGAAGATG AAAAAGATCTTCGTTATTCAAAATGGAAAATGGCTGTGGAAAGATCCATGAAATGGgatttatcatcaagtttagaaggataa